One part of the Aspergillus luchuensis IFO 4308 DNA, chromosome 5, nearly complete sequence genome encodes these proteins:
- a CDS encoding putative protein kinase Scy1 (BUSCO:EOG09261YGB;~COG:T;~EggNog:ENOG410PH91;~InterPro:IPR016024,IPR011989,IPR000719,IPR011009;~PFAM:PF07714,PF00069;~go_function: GO:0004672 - protein kinase activity [Evidence IEA];~go_function: GO:0005524 - ATP binding [Evidence IEA];~go_process: GO:0006468 - protein phosphorylation [Evidence IEA]) — protein MFSSALKSLSSNISSNYHISPHPTVISGPWKIHDGKKKSTGTTASIFIFDKKVLEPRSTGLGSRSSSSTKKLQEDVVERLKREASNLARLRHPSVLQVLEPVEETRNGGLMFATEQITASLAGLLQAKDAQETTSRSGSRSSRYMVEEPDGTRRRRDLEIDELEIQKGLLQVAKGLEFLHESAGLVHGNLNPEAIYINAKSDWKISGLGFAGPASSTESRSTLPPLALSEVLYQDPRLPQSVQLNLDYTSPDFVLDTNVTPAADLFSLGLIIVALYNSPHVSPLQTHSNVNTYKKLLSSPSSTPSQGNNFLSSGPIPKDVLSHVLPRLITRRPAQRLNAREFQQSQYFDNILVSTIRFLESLPAKNANEKSQFMRGLQRVLPEFPVSVLDRKVLGALLEELKDRELLPLILSNVFAILQRIPNSRRTFPERVIPQLKEAFPTGKGAVQDRDSKRDAGLLVVLENMRVVADNCSGKEFKEDILPLIRLGLDSPTHTLVDGAIKCLPVILPVLDFSTVKNEVFPPIASTFSRTNSLAIKVRCLEAFAVLCGGSVESKEAIDDDLSGVSQTSKSQSVKSSILDKYTIQEKLVPSLKAIKTKEPAVMMAALSVFRQIRTVADTDFLALEVLPVLWSFSLGPLLDLRQFGEFMTLIKDISSKIEKEQTKKLQELSSGGDTGGFQNGTGSSSTASISMGQSNMDNTRDNFERLVLGRTAATSNDQDIDQWGSLTSGPPAVQSTAQTTSPAGFTWSSNTTSSGVKGSMLPAQNNLSMRSITPDYSLNTFPSLEPASRAKSPPTPSFPTLQPSPSSSWSIPSPASNQQSAQRSNVSGLSLGALANMKTQAPMPSQPTQSAPNYSAFSIPPPPSGHSSVGSFGSPGGLPKPGGSAFGTTASPNAFLNNSAPQATPKQGLDKYESLL, from the exons ATGTTTTCGTCTGCTCTCAAATCCCTGAGCTCTAATATATCATCCAACTACCACATCTCTCCACACCCCACCGTGATCTCCGGTCCTTGGAAAATCCacgatgggaagaagaaatctaCCGGAACCACAGCGTCAATCTTCATCTTTGACAAGAAGGTTCTCGAACCGAGATCAACTGGACTTGGTAGTCGttccagctcttccaccAAAAAGCTGCAAGAAGATGTTGTCGAACGCCTGAAGCGGGAAGCAAGCAATCTTGCGCGGCTTCGGCATCCGTCTGTCCTTCAAGTGCTGGAGCCCGTCGAAGAGACTCGGAATGGCGGGCTCATGTTTGCTACCGAACAGATCACTGCATCTCTTGCGGGACTACTGCAGGCAAAAGATGCGCAGGAGACCACTTCGAGGAGTGGCTCGAGGTCCAGCCGTTACATGGTGGAAGAGCCCGACGGCACGCGCAGGCGAAGAGACCTCGAGATCGACGAATTAGAGATCCAGAAAGGCTTATTGCAAGTTGCCAAAGGTCTCGAGTTCCTTCACGAGTCTGCTGGGCTTGTTCACGGCAATTTGAACCCTGAAGCCATCTACATCAATGCCAAATCGGATTGGAAAATCTCCGGGCTGGGATTTGCCGGCCCCGCTAGTTCTACTGAGTCACGCTCTACTCTCCCACCTTTGGCTCTATCAGAGGTTCTCTACCAAGATCCACGCCTGCCTCAATCTGTGCAATTGAATCTGGACTATACTTCGCCCGATTTCGTCCTCGACACCAATGTCACTCCTGCAGCGGATCTGTTTTCGCTCGGTCTTATTATAGTAGCGCTCTATAACTCACCCCATGTCTCCCCTCTACAAACGCATTCCAATGTGAATACGTACAAAAAGCTTCTCAGCTCTCCATCCAGCACACCCTCCCAAGGCAACAACTTCTTATCATCGGGCCCAATCCCAAAGGACGTTCTTTCTCACGTTTTACCTAGGCTGATAACGAGAAGGCCTGCTCAGCGTCTGAATGCGCGCGAATTTCAACAATCCCAGTACTTCGATAATATTCTGGTCTCGACCATTCGCTTTCTAGAGTCTCTACCTGCAAAAAATGCCAACGAAAAGTCGCAGTTCATGCGTGGACTTCAACGGGTCCTGCCAGAGTTCCCAGTCTCCGTGCTAGACAGAAAGGTGTTGGGCGCCTTactggaagagctgaaggATCGTGAACTTTTGCCTCTTATTTTGAGCAATGTGTTTGCAATCTTGCAGCGTATTCCCAATTCACGCCGCACGTTCCCGGAGCGAGTGATACCTCAGCTCAAAGAAGCCTTCCCAACAGGGAAAGGTGCTGTCCAAGACCGCGACTCTAAAAGAGACGCGGGTCTTTTGGTCGTCCTAGAAAACATGCGCGTCGTTGCAGATAATTGTTCCGGAAAGGAGTTCAAAGAAG ACATCCTGCCCCTGATCCGTCTGGGACTCGATTCACCCACGCACACCTTGGTAGATGGTGCAATCAAGTGCTTACCTGTTATTCTTCCGGTCCTTGACTTCAGCACTGTCAAAAACGAAGTTTTCCCGCCTATAGCTTCGACTTTTAGTCGGACAAACAGTCTTGCTATCAAAGTACGTTGTCTGGAGGCGTTCGCTGTACTGTGTGGCGGCTCCGTGGAAAGCAAGGAGGCAATCGACGATGATCTATCGGGCGTAAGCCAAACGAGCAAGTCGCAGTCCGTGAAGTCATCCATCCTAGACAAGTACACGATACAAGAAAAGCTTGTCCCATCGTTGAAAGCCATCAAAACCAAGGAACCAGCTGTCATGATGGCTGCTTTGTCTGTCTTCCGCCAAATTAGAACAGTGGCGGACACCGACTTTCTTGCTCTGGAAGTCCTGCCGGTTCTCTGGAGCTTCAGTCTTGGGCCCCTCCTTGACCTGCGTCAATTTGGGGAATTTATGACTTTGATCAAGGATATTTCATCGAAGATCGAAAAGGAACAGACTaagaagctccaggagcTTTCGTCGGGGGGAGATACTGGAGGATTCCAGAACGGCACTGGGTCttcctcaacagcctcaaTCTCGATGGGCCAGTCTAACATGGACAACACAAGAGACAACTTTGAGCGTCTTGTTCTAGGACGAACGGCAGCCACCTCCAATGACCAGGACATTGACCAATGGGGTAGTCTCACTTCGGGCCCTCCCGCAGTGCAGTCTACTGCTCAAACGACATCGCCTGCGGGCTTCACCTGGTCTTCTAATACTACAAGTTCAGGTGTGAAAGGGAGCATGCTCCCAGCCCAAAACAACCTCAGCATGCGTTCGATCACTCCGGATTATAGCTTGAACACCTTCCCGTCCCTAGAACCTGCCAGTCGGGCCAAGTCTCCCCCGACGCCGTCGTTTCCTACCCTGCagccttcgccttcttcatcgtggAGTATACCGAGCCCCGCGAGCAATCAGCAATCGGCCCAGAGATCTAATGTTTCCGGTCTTTCTCTGGGAGCGCTAGCGAACATGAAGACTCAGGCACCTATGCCTAGCCAACCCACTCAATCTGCCCCCAATTACTCTGCATTTTCAattcctccgcctccgtcGGGTCACAGCTCCGTTGGATCATTTGGCAGTCCTGGGGGACTACCTAAGCCGGGAGGTTCGGCTTTTGGTACAACTGCCTCCCCCAATGCTTTTCTAAACAACAGTGCGCCGCAGGCAACACCAAAGCAAGGCCTTGACAAGTACGAGAGCTTGCTGTGA
- the BAT2 gene encoding branched-chain amino acid aminotransferase, cytosolic (COG:E;~EggNog:ENOG410PIW1;~InterPro:IPR036038,IPR018300,IPR001544,IPR043131, IPR043132,IPR033939,IPR005786;~PFAM:PF01063;~go_function: GO:0003824 - catalytic activity [Evidence IEA];~go_function: GO:0004084 - branched-chain-amino-acid transaminase activity [Evidence IEA];~go_process: GO:0009081 - branched-chain amino acid metabolic process [Evidence IEA]): MKSFQFARRRALQSLVAPRAFQSPATAQLWKRCFSATSAAASQLAPLDPSKLTVSKTNTPKELTAPKDLVFGKTFTDHMLSIEWTATEGWHSPQIVTYQNLSLDPSACVFHYAFECFEGMKAYKDQSGQIRLFRPDKNMARLNKSSKRIALPSFDGEALTKLIGEFVKLDSRFIPSERGYSLYLRPTMIGTQKTLGVGPPGSALLFVIASPVGPYYPTGFKAISLEATDYAVRAWPGGVGDKKLGANYAPCVLPQLEAASRGFQQNLWLFGEEEYITEVGTMNLFVALKNKETGQKELITAPLDGTILEGVTRDSVLGLARERLVPKGWTISERKLKMSEVAEAAEEGRMIEVFGAGTAAIVSPVRTISYRGKLVDCGLKETEEAGDIALQMKNWIEGIQYGDESHPWSYVL; this comes from the exons ATGAAGTCATTTCAATTCGCTCGTCGCAGGGCGTTACAAAGCCTCGTCGCACCGCGCGCCTTTCAATCTCCCGCAACGGCTCAGTTATGGAAGAGATGCTTCAGTGCTACTTCAGCTGCTGCCTCCCAACTGGCCCCCCTTGACCCATCGAAACTTACAGTCTCGAAGACGAATACCCCCAAGGAATTGACTGCCCCGAAGGACTTGGTCTTTGGCAAGACCTTCACCG ATCATATGCTCTCGATTGAATGGACCGCAACGGAGGGATGGCACTCTCCCCAGATTGTTACGTATCAGAACCTCAGTCTCGACCCGTCGGCTTGTGTTTTCCACTATGCGTTCGAATGTTTTGAGGGTATGAAGGCCTACAAGGACCAGTCTGGTCAGATTCGCTTGTTTCGTCCGGACAAGAACATGGCGCGCTTGAACAAATCCTCGAAGCGCATTGCTTTGCCTTCCTTTGATGGCGAGGCCCTCACCAAGCTGATTGGAGAGTTTGTGAAGTTGGACAGCAGGTTCATTCCAAG CGAGCGGGGCTACTCACTGTACTTGCGGCCTACGATGATCGGAACTCAAAAGACTCTCGGTGTGGGACCCCCGGGCTCTGCTCTTCTGTTCGTGATTGCAAGCCCGGTTGGCCCGTATTACCCCACTGGCTTCAAGGCCATTTCGTTGGAGGCTACCGACTATGCTGTTAGAGCCTGgcctggtggtgttggagacAAGAAGCTGGGCGCCAATTACGCCCCCTGCGTCCTCCCTCAGCTAGAGGCGGCGTCCCGTGGCTTCCAGCAGAATCTGTGGCtctttggagaggaagaatacaTTACCGAGGTTGGCACCATGAACCTTTTCGTTGCTCTGAAGAACAAGGAAACTGGCCAGAAGGAACTGATCACTGCGCCTCTGGACGGAACAATCCTCGAGGGTGTGACCAGAGACTCCGTGTTGGGGCTGGCTAGGGAAAGACTGGTGCCCAAGGGCTGGACCATCTCCGAGCGTAAGCTCAAGATGTCCGAAGTCGCCGAAGCGGCCGAGGAGGGCAGAATGATCGAGGTGTTCGGCGCCGGTACTGCAGCTATTGTGAGTCCCGTACGGACAATCAGCTACCGGGGTAAGCTGGTCGACTGCGGCCTGAAGGAAACTGAGGAAGCAGGCGACATTGCTCTTCAGATGAAGAACTGGATCGAGGGTATCCAGTATGGTGATGAGAGTCACCCCTGGAG CTATGTCCTCTAA